A region of the Antedon mediterranea chromosome 4, ecAntMedi1.1, whole genome shotgun sequence genome:
GTTGGTAGGCTCTCTTTGATAGATGTTGCGATATGACGTAGATGAAAACTATAATTGTTCCCTCTATCATGGTCAAAATTGCGATCAACAGTGGGACTCTGCAAACCAGATCGGCCTCGGGTTGAGGGTACGATAACTTGGCCATAGTTGTTGCTAAAAGACTGTTTTGAACCCCTGTTTCAAAAGCGATAGTCAGTGCTTCTGGAGTTTTTCTTCGTGTCACCGTCGCGATGGTGAAACCAGTGATGCCACCGATAAGAGGGAAAATGGCCGCGGCGGTGTAAACTCGCCAAGATGAGCTGAAAATGAACATCTGCGAAGGAACTCCCAAACTGAATGCTATCACAATTAGACCAAAGGCGAATGGTTTAAGCAGTTTGACACACAAGTCCGCAAGTTTTGTGAATTTATATAGAATAACGATGCCTATACCAACTGGGATAAGCATCAAAGCAAGTTGCATGGTGAGTGCTGCGTACGGTGTCTCTAAAGAGTCACCTTCTTCGACAAAAGGCTTTGTATACAGCATCATATTCAGCGGCATCATTCCAAGTGCTAGGATACTGGAGCAGAACGTCATAGTTAGGCTTAGGACAAAATCACAGTCAAGTAGTAAGGTAAAGACATTGCTTAGCCATCCACCAGGACACGATCCATCAACAAGCAACCCGACAGTTTCTTCTTTCTCCAACGAAACAATGTTCGCTACAGCAAACGCTAAAACTGGCATTATCAAAAACTGACAGACGATGCCTGTGACCACGGCGTACGGTCGTCGCAACTTCCCCCAGATTATTTTAAGATCCATCTTTGTACCCATAGTTACGTAAGACACGATCATCCAACTTAGCAGCGTGTACGTAAACGCGTAGTCAAGCACGCTGGATTTACGTAAAACTTTGACCTGATAATTAATTTCGGACTCGCCATCTGGAAATGTCAGTAAAATCCGAATAGTTCCAATACCAAGCCTCAAACCTAAAATTGGTATGTCACCATTTTCCATAACTAAGGTCTGGTCATCATTATCGTCTGGGATAACTTGAAATATGTCTTCATCTATATTTACTATTGTTATATTTGTTTGCTCAATGTTTGATATGTTGATGTTGACATTAGCTATTTCACCTTCCGTGACAAGAAGAAAATCATCTGGAGTTATCGTAAAACCAATCGAAGAATTGGATTGAGTTGACAGTCCAAAAAGCAGACAGAATACCAGAGCGCAGTAAATTGAACCTTCCAtctgtaataaaacaaaaattaaatataatttaacatcTTATTATCGAGACGAACATTCAATACAGTCGCCAAGAAGCGAAGGGAGGCAGAAGGATGTCGTTTCGATATGAATCATACTTGAAGCAGTCCAGTAGGCCTAGAATAGACGCAATTGCCACATGTGACCTAATAATAGTCAGCCCACCAGCGTTATACGTTGTAACAATGATAGCATAACACAATTATGTTGATCGTAAGATTTGAAATTAGGCCTGAAAAGTGGACAATATATGGTTACAGATAGTGTCTAATAAATAGACTATAACATAATAACGTCTGACATCACAACACAGATACTATAATTAAAGAAACTAATGT
Encoded here:
- the LOC140047263 gene encoding ileal sodium/bile acid cotransporter-like, which gives rise to MEGSIYCALVFCLLFGLSTQSNSSIGFTITPDDFLLVTEGEIANVNINISNIEQTNITIVNIDEDIFQVIPDDNDDQTLVMENGDIPILGLRLGIGTIRILLTFPDGESEINYQVKVLRKSSVLDYAFTYTLLSWMIVSYVTMGTKMDLKIIWGKLRRPYAVVTGIVCQFLIMPVLAFAVANIVSLEKEETVGLLVDGSCPGGWLSNVFTLLLDCDFVLSLTMTFCSSILALGMMPLNMMLYTKPFVEEGDSLETPYAALTMQLALMLIPVGIGIVILYKFTKLADLCVKLLKPFAFGLIVIAFSLGVPSQMFIFSSSWRVYTAAAIFPLIGGITGFTIATVTRRKTPEALTIAFETGVQNSLLATTMAKLSYPQPEADLVCRVPLLIAILTMIEGTIIVFIYVISQHLSKRAYQPVNEEPNELKSKEAEENGRHNGWTKLPQVSENSRKIYIGNDFSSDDHKTKEDTKSADCENELTPMTVPSKDCIEGPEDV